ttttttttttttttttttgtgtgttggAAGAATTTAAAGAGGATAGTCACCCTTACTACTAGGTAGGGAtgtaaacgagccgagccgagcccgagcttggtagtgttcgagctcggctcgtttagtATTCAAAAAGCTCAAGCTATGCTCGATTCGAGACTTAAAATTtttgctcgagctcggctcgtgatTCATGTTAAAAGCTCGAGCTCATTTACAAACTATATAGCTACACTCTTGCAATTTACTTGATCTAAATAAGGGGGAAACGAAACATCAGTAAAAGGTGGGGCACTACATCTCGAACTCGTAATGAACTTGTATTAGAGACTATCTCCAGATTAAGTTTTAGCCAATTCCAACTCGGTTTGATACGCACACATCGAAGGATAAAGGGGTTTGAGAGCCATTTATGTCACTCAAGAGACATCTCATTTTCCACTCTAAGCTTTTAAGTTGTATTTTGTTTAGGTCCATTGCATATGCCATTTTATTCTTGCCAAAAGTAACAACGTTCAGAGTTTTCCATATCATATAGCATGTGACCCGTTCAACTGATTGCCGAAGGTATTTGCAGAGTGTTGACGAGAAGTTGTATCCATTGCCTATCAAGGTTTCGTCCATATTGATATTAGAAGCAGGAGGGGCAAGGTGCCACCACTTATAAACCCGGGTCCATATGTCAAAGTcgatttgcaatatatatatatatatatatatatatatatatatatatatatatatatatatatatatatatatatatatatataataataataataataataataaacatgctcgtttaggctcgcgagcttaaACGAGCTCGATATCTGAAGCTCGAGCTCGTTTATTAAGCGCGCTCTATTTTATGTTCTAATTGAGGCTCTCGCTAAGGCTCGGCTCGAACAGAGCTTTTAACGATCCGAGCTCGCGTAGCTCGGCTCATTTGCAGCCCTACTACTTGGGACAACTAACATTCGATCCGATGAATATCTATCTGATCTGATTCGCGCTCTGCTTAAAGCGGATACGGATGATCTTCTGCTTAAAGCGGATACGGATGATCTAAATGGATGAACATTATTTATGGATATGGGCATGAATGTTTATTGGCTCGAAAATGGATGACAAATATTAATCCATGGATGTACGATTTCACCCGAAATGCTTAAATATATGAAcataatattatttaaatataaatatattatcatGAGACAAAATCCAGAGTTAAGCACAACTTTTTGGGATAAGAggataaataaatttattttttaaattatattaaatttagggtttagagtttttcaaATTTTCGGATTTTCGAGGTTGGTATTTATTGTTTAGATTAAAAAATAGctttttaaaaattattttttcaCATCGGGTTATCAGATGTATGATAATATAAAATGACTTAAAACTAGTGAAAAATGAGTAACGACTAATAAAATATATTTTAGGGCTTAAAAGTTAGGGTTTAAGGTCAACCAGactaaattttaaataaaaacctCATATTTGGTTATTCTACATTAAATGTATGATAACCCAGACGTGTAGAAAAGGAAACTCAAAAAAGTGTAAAAACTACTTTAAAAGAAAaactactttaaaaaaaaaaaaaaaaaaaaaaaaaaatctaaacaaTAAATACTACCCCTAAAacttaaactctaaaccctaaatttgaTGTAATTTCAAATACAATTTTTTTTtggacagcgattgggatcacccgagggggactaaaccacccgttgcgatcatctcccgttttgaCTAAGCAGATGTAGCGATAATAACCCCTTAGATCTCTTATATTCccatattaatatattatcataCTGTAGGTTATATATGGTACTGTATTTCATTAGATGTATACATATTCTTTTCACCATTTTATTACgttaaatttttaatatattacagAGTATATTTCTAATTGCCAGATATTTCCATCCAAGTTTAACACAGATATCTCGATCAACATACCTCTATACCTCTATAGATGATCATATTTTAATATGTATGATATGATGTTTATGCTGTCATTTGATCGTATATTTGTATAATACACACAAGTTACAACGAATTAATCAGTTAGGCTATCTAAAGCATGTAGGTTTTATACGTTAGGAacatatttataaataattatatatttttatttttataaaaaaatatggcTTTTAATAGTATTAAGTTGGATAAAAATATCTAACGATAAATTATCCGGTGAATATTCGTTGACCCGATTAATACATTAGTTATGGAAATGGATTGATGAATTAATATCAGTTGGATATCAATATAGATGAAAATTTTGGTTAATTGTTATAAATATGAATATGACATAATCTGATCCGTTGTCATTCCTACTTGCTATCATGCTCCATGGATAATCCATAACATAAAAGCCAAGTATAACCCAGTCTACACCGTTATATCTACCGTAAAGTGAAGGTTACGATGAGATAAAAACGGATGCAAGTATTGATAAATGAGAAAAGCCTTCCTTCAGTGCCTTCGACCTTTCGGTTCACTTTTGGAAACTGCAACACCTGAAATCTTGTTGACCTCGTACAATAACGCAGCAGAGAACAGGAAGCTGTGCCCAAAAGAAAAATCAGTTTAAACAATAACTGATAGTTTAGTTTAGTTTACTTTAGCATGATAGCAAAAACTATATTATTAGGATTAAGAtaataatgaaattattattaataacgaaAATATGGAGAGCACAAGCATTTAGATACCTTTCCATTGCTTTTTGACCATACCAATTGGGAGATGATATTTCCACCACCCATTTATAATTGACTAAACTGCCCTTAATGAAAAGCTTACACAAATTGTTTAAAACTTTTTGTTATAATTTATTGAGGGATATTTAAGGAAAAAAGCTTTAAATTGTGGTGGAACAAGTAAAATGAATGTTGGAGATATCATCTCCCATACCAATTACTAAGTTTATTTGagttttaaataatatattataccCAAATTGATTCATTTTTAGATGAATGGGTTACAATACTAAATTAATGAATGCCATACTACATATGCCCTGATTTCTTAAGCTTTATTTTTCCATATTCCTTTTATATTGCTATATCCAACTAAGGGCATGTTTCTTTTTAACTTATTGGACTGAGTTGAATGGACTCCTTATTCGGACACCAACTATGTCTGGTTACTTCCAACTTAATTCCAAATGAGGTGCTAAATTGAATGCTTATTGGTCAGTTGAAAAAGGGGTGTCCTCCCCATTCAACCAAAATTGTGACTATCATACCCTCTTTCATCCCTCAAGATCCATTTATCTCTAAATCAAAGCACCCAAAATAAATTCACTTCAAATTTAAAACATCATAAACCTAATCTGCTATACCCAAATGAAAAACCTCATCCCAAATCAGATTATAGAAAAGTGAAAGCCAGATTAAAAAAATAAAGAGAATGAAAAGTTAAATAACTTGTATGAAACTGCCATTTTCGTATCAAAAATCTCGTAGAATCAAAACTATGAAAGCACAACTATAGATGGTGGTGGTGGTATGGCGACGATGGTGGATGTTGGATTATGTTTATCCTTTTGGTGGTAATGGTAGATATAAAAAGGTTTAGATGGTGATGGTAGTATATCACAACGAGTATTAAGAATCTAGAATTATCTATTTGAGGACACGTTGACACTCTTCCATTTTCACATTATTAAAATAACCATTTTAATGTGTTGGTTTATTGTTGAGTTTGGATCGTATAGAATGATCCATAATTCATAACTTATTTGACCCGAGTTCGATTGATTGGTATATTATAAGAATgttgttttatttttactttggttTATATTTTGTATCTGATTTAAATTGTCTTTTTAGTTATTCAGGCCATTTATTCAGCACAATAAGTAAACAAGATTATTCATTAACTGATTACTGCATATAGTCATTCTATATCCATACTGCCATCTTTATCCATATGTAACTTAATGAGAAAAAAGTAAACAGGCCCTATGAGTGCATGTTTCATCCTATAAACTAAGGGGGTTCCTTTATTGATAAGCAATTTCAGTGATTATGGAATAATACTACGTACGTATATAAAAAAATTACGGTAAAAAGTTTAGCATGAGAAGAAAAGTTACCAAGTCGTTATACAAACTCGATGTACAGTTCCAGCAGCAATGAGAGCGACAGCCTCAGCTAGAATAACTGCagacaaaaaaattaaaaaataatcaAAATAATTATGCTATGCCGATGCTTATCAAGGATTAATAATTATCATATTGTTCGACAAAGTCCAGATCGGATTGAATATCCCACAAAAAAAATATCTTCCATTTCACACAATCTACGTTTGTTCACATTTTTACACTTACTTttacaattaaaaatataaatttaattacATCAAGAAACATTTATTTTAGATATATTGCATTCATGAAATATCCCCACAAGTTCAATATATAATTAGCTCAAATTGAatttgaattatgtttgtgtttccACCATGTTGTAATGAAATCAATTCAAGTAGGTTATAATCTATATTCAAAATTCTTTAAAACAGTTGAAATTCGCAAAGCAAATATCTCACCAGCACCCCATCCGGTCTTAACACCAGAAGTTTCCTGGTAATTTCCAATGAACTGCAGGAAACAGAAAAACCGTATCAGCACTTTATCATCAACAGCATACAAATGCAATatcttttcataaatattttcaacACATATGATGATATAAGGCAATAAATTTGTTAATACCGGTTGTGATCCTGTTCATAGTCGGATAGTCCACTTTTGTGTAAAATGAggaaaaaatacacgcgcttcgcTGCGGGGTGGTTTTTCCGATTAATCGGAGGGTGAGGTTTTCATCGTTAATGGTCAGTTAATTGAACGTAAAAAAATAAAGGAATGAAAAAGAAAGTGGAAACAAAGTCGTAAAGAAAAGATTAAAAAAATATGTTTTCAAATCTTTTTTAttcttttttctaaaaaaaaagggcaaatgaCGAATTTACACCTGAAAGTGGGGTTATTTACAGTGCGCAGCCATTAGCCATTGTGAACAGTGAAAGCTCagtagtatataatataatataataatataatataatataatacaagtATTTTCAACACAATGTATTTAAGTCCCTTTTCGTTTTGGGTCAAGGTTGAGAATATATATGGAATTTATAGGAATTTATTTCCTAAGAAAAAGACTGGAAATTTCTTCCACTATAGTACACCAATATGCGAGTATGAGAAGTGGCAAGAACTCAGATCTAGATAATAACTTTTTCTAATGACAATGAATTTAAAAAAGTGTTAACAAATTATAAACTTGATTTTGTTGTTTTCATGGTTACATAAGTGACTCCTTAGTAAGAGGAGGTCTTTAACCATATCCCTTTAAACAGACCAAAGTTCAAACCGAATAAACCACAATGTGTTCTTTTTCAATTTCTACCTTGTTTTCTTCAACAAAACTAGCAACCAGAATATAAACCTAACTTGTTATTAAAAAAGACACCAACTTTAAAATTGAGATATAGAATGTAAAAGATGATATTTATAATTTAGCCGTTCGACTTAGTgctctagcaacttttgtttcttAAAACAACTATGACCTCAATCCAACTGAACATTGAACTCTTAATAATCATAGAGTAAAAACTAAGTACGACCACTTCcacgatcagaaataaaagtaaCATTCAATACATGATTACATTCATATATAATAAAGACGAAAAATAAAATGGGAAGTTATGATCATCATATTTAGTGGTGGCCaaggaagggttggaaacagctaGGGAGTAATCCATGGGCTGCATACATCAGAGtgtggggtcggattactcgccctcccgagtagcccgaacagggaaaaccttctagCTTTTTTATGATCATCACATTTTCAGATCAATTTAACTACAAAGCAAAAGGTAACTCTTACATATAATAGCATGAAGAAAGTGTTACGCGCCATGAAAAGAGACACAAAAATTGAAGTATCCATCTTTATCTttataagattaaaaataaaacGTACCGTCAGTAAGAAAAGAAACACTAGAGAACTAGTGAACCCTCCAAGTATGGTGAACAATTCGGACGATGTTAACTTCACTCTATACATTTCTTGAAGTGACAAAGTAACAACAAATAGCAAAAGAGAATACAACATCGAATTTCCGGACTCCGCCATTCTCCTTCAAAATTTTATCAAATTATTAAAAGCACAAATAATTATCTTTACAGCTTTATAACAGTCAAAATTCAAACTTAATTTATACGGAGTACTTTATCTTACAAACatcataattatgataataactACTACAAAGCTATACATAAAAACTAAAAAAGTATAAATCACATTTTTAGGGGAAAAAGGAACTTGTTTACTATCTAACAGATCAGATGTGTTATAAAACTAACCCTAAACAAGTTTTCACCTAATTCTACAAGCATAACAACTATATCTATTTGTAaaaatacgtaaaatatatataacttaatagaAAATAAACTAAAAATGGAAGTAAATAAGCTAATTTcagtatttacataattaagtaggAGATAGTAATGAGCAGATTTaagtatttacataattaagtaggAGATACTTGATGCTAGCTTATAAAATTTAAGAAATTGTAAAGCGGAGATATATTTCACATAAAAGTGTATATTATGAAACAAACCTGAATTAAAATTAGTGGATCGGAAGGTGAATGATTTCCGGTGATCGGACGATTGGATGAAATAACAATTTGGGGAAAATTCGGAAACGTAGTGGTTTTAGATGGGCTAAATGAGTAACTAAATGGGCTAGTTAGAGGTCAAATAGCTATTAAGCCCAGTCCCATACACAAGCCCAATTTAAATTAAAACTTGTAACTGCGAAGTATTATTTTTTTAGCGAAAAAGTAAATCAAATTAGGGATCCATTGGTACCAAAATTTCCGATAACCTATTTGTACACTATCGAACCAGTACCGTACCACTACAATTGGTATGGTATTCGGTATTTATATATTCAAAAATTTTGAATGTGGTACGTTCGGTATGGTACCGGTCCCGAAAATGTAAGTTGTAAAGTTATAAATTTGTCAAAATATACCGGTGTGAGTGACATTTTTTGTTATTATAGTTCAGCAATATTTGTTTTTATTCCTGTAAGAAGCAAAGTTGAGAACATGAATTGGTAGATCAACTCTTCACTTCACTTCAGAATTTTGTATATCTCGAGTTTCATGTACATGGGTAGTAGTCGAGCTATGATACAACCAACTTGAAAGTATCAAACCACGATGTTTACAGCGTGATACATTGTattgatgtatatatattttaaggaATTACtttcgtttttatttttattaaaaaaaaaaaaaagtttagacTTGAATTAGTGTTGATTCATCTAGTCTAGTAATTAACTAGTCCGGACCAGCCCGCGCATTGCGGCGGGGACtttcgggctgcgtattcatatttaacatagTGTTGcctatttacagaggggaacactgCTCATGTGTTAAAcgtcgttttagatgtcgttgtgttaaacgttttttaaaaagtatccgtttagaacgtagttagttttgttttgttcaataaattttttcgagtgtaacggtgctgtcggaaaaatttaactcgcggcgagcagaaagatacgggttgtcgttgtgttaagcgttttttaaaaagtgtccgtttcgaacgttgttagtttcgttttgttcataaaattatttcgagtttgacgttgccgtcgaaaaaatttaactcgtggcgagcgggaagatacgggttgtcgttgtgtttagcgttttttaaaaaattgtccatttcgcgtatagttagtcccgttgggttcgtaagtttTTTTGTAATTGAACGGTGGcttgaaaaaatttaactcgcaccgagcgagaagataaggCCAGTTGTAAATTCGGAtggaattagtttttttttttaacaaaattatatgtttacacttTTAACTCCTAAAAAAGTTTAAACTTAaagggtcgttgtgtaaatataaCCAAAGTTAAGGGGCCATttataatgtgaacgcaaactcaaaactacaatccaaTATAACTAAAACTACAAACATTCTCACTACATTTAGTATATATACTAGTCCGGattcggcccgcgcgatgcggcggtgaCTTTCGGCATGCGTGTTCATATTTAACGTAATGTGTTAAGGCCGTTGTAGAAggcgttgtgtttagcgttttttaaaaagtctccgttttgaacgtagttagtttcgttttgttcataaaattatttcgagtttaacggtgctgtcgaaaaaatttaacacgTGGCGAACAGGAAAATACGGGCTGTCGAAGTGgttgggtggagtttttattttaagtaaGAGAATTTGTGTTTTACCCCCATAGTTTAGTGTATTTTTTTGCAAGTTGGTTATAGTTGAGGGGGTTAAACTGAAAAATGGGGTGGGGAGGGGGGTGTCGTTTTCCCTGATAGAACGGCGAAGCCTCTCTCTTCTTTTAGTATatttatggattgcttgagtggtgctgctgtggcagtctcggatgagttggttggctctattaccggggtcgttaatctctttctagctggaaggtgccctatggaattaggagagtatatagctagtgctcccctcacaccgcttgtcaagcccggcggtggtcttcgtcctatagctgtgggtactgtttggcgacgtcttgtttcgaaggttggcgcggctatggttggccagtctttgggaagttacttcgatggtcttcaatttggtgttggtgtttcttcaggtggtgaggcaattcttcatgctgtgaatcggttgattgaggatcgtggctctgatgttggcctctctatgttattagttgattttcaaaatgccttcaatctagttgatcgtacggtcatgttacgtgaagttcgccgcctttgtccgagcatttctcggtgggttgaattttgctactctaatccagccagattgtattatgggaaccacacactatgtgtagtgacccgaacttttccatgtttatatatattaattgagattgatatttacatgattaaatgtttccaacatgttaagcaatcaaacttgttaagacttgattaattgaaatatgtttcatatagacaattgaccacccaagttgatcggtgattcacgaacgttaaaacttgtaaaaactatatgatgacatatatatggatatatatatatagttaacatgatactatgataagaaaacatatcataaagtatattaacaatgaactacatatgtaaaaacaagactactaacttaatgatttttaaacgggacatatatgtaacgattatcgttgtaaagacatttaatgtatatatatcatattaagagatattcatacatgataatatcatgataatataataatttaaaatctcatttgatattataaacattgggttaacaacatttaacaagatcgttaacctaaaggtttcaaaacaacacttacatgtaacgactaacgatgacttaacgactcagttaaaatgtatatacatgtagtgttttaatatgtatttatacacttttgaaagacttcaatacacttatcaaaatacttctacttaacaaaaatgcttacaattacatcctcgttcagtttcatcaacaattctactcgtatgcacccgtattcgtactcgtacaatacacagcttttagatgtatgtactatttgtatatacactccaatgatcagctcttagcagcccatgtgagtcacctaacacatgtgggaaccatcatttggcaactagcatgaaatatctcataaaattacaaaaatatgagtaatcattcatgacttatttacatgaaaacaaaattacatatcctttatatctaatccatacaccaacgaccaaaaacacctacaaacactttcattcttcaattttcttcatctaagtgatctctctcaagattctatcttcaagttctaagtgttcttcataaattccaaaagttctagtttcataaaatcaagaatactttcaagtttgctagctcacttccaatcttgtaaggtgatcatccaatctcaagaaatctttgtttcttacagtaggttatcattctaatacaaggtaataatatattcaaactttggttcaacttctataactataacaatcttatttcaagtgatgatcttacttgaacttgttttcgtgtcatgattctgcttcaagaacttcgagccatccaaggatccattgaagctagatccatttttctcttttccagtaggtttatccaaggaacttaaggtagtaatgatgttcataacatcattcgattcatacatataaagctatcttattcgaaggtttaaacttgtaatcactagaacatagtttagttaattctaaacttgttcgcaaacaaaagttaatccttctaacttgacttttaaaatcaactaaacacatgttctatatctatatgatatgctaacttaatgatttaaaacctggaaacacgaaaaacaccgtaaaaccggatttacgccgtcgtagtaacaccgcgggctgttttgggttagttaattaaaaactatgataaactttgatttaaaagttgttattctgagaaaatgatttttattatgaacatgaaactatatccaaaaattatggttaaactcaaagtggaagtatgttttctaaaatggtcatctagacgtcgttctttcgactgaaatgactacctttacaaaaacgacttgtaacttatttttccgactataaacctatactttttctgtttagattcataaaatagagttcaatatgaaaccatagcaatttgattcactcaaaacggatttaaaatgaagaagttatgggtaaaacaagattggataatttttctcattttagctacgtgaaaattggtaacaaatctattccaaccataacttaatcaacttgtattgtatattatgtaatcttgagataccatagacacgtatacaatgtttcgacctatcatgtcgacacatctatatatatttcggaacaaccatagacactctatatgtgaatgttggagttagctatacagggttgaggttgattccaaaatatatatagtttgagttgtgatcaatactgagatacgtatacactgggtcgtggattgattcaagataatatttatcgatttatttctgtacatctaactgtggacaactagttataggttactaacgaggacagctgacttaataaacttaaaacatcaaaatatattaaaagtgttgtaaatatattttgaacatactttaatatatatgtatatattgttataggttcgtgaatcaacagtggccaagtcttacttcccgacgaagtaaaaatctgtgaaagtgagttatagtcccactttttaaatctaatatttttgggatgagaatacatgcaggttttataaatgatttacaaaatagacacaagtacgtgaaactacattctatggttgaattatcgaaatcgaatatgcccctttttattaagtctggtaatctaagaattagggaacagacaccctaattgacgcgaatcctaaagatagatctattgggcctaacaaaccccatccaaagtaccggatgctttagtacttcgaaatttatatcatatccgaagggtgtcccggaatgatggggatattcttatatatgcatcttgttattgtcggttaccaggtgttcaccatatgaatgatttttatctctatgtatgggatgtgtattgaaatatgaaatcttgtggtctattgttacgatttgatatatataggataaacctataactcaccaacttttttgttgacgtttaaagcatgtttattctcaggtgaatattaagagcttccgctgttgcatactaaaataaggacaagatttggagtccatgtttgtatgatattgtgtaaaaactgcattcaagaaactgatttcgatgtaacatatttgtattgtaaaccattatgtaatggtcgtgtgtaaacaggatattttagattatcattatttgataatctacgtaaagctttttaaacctttatttatgaaataaaggttatggtttgttttaaaaatgaatgcagtctttgaaaaacgtctcatatagaggtcaaaacctcgcaacgaaatcaattaatatggaacgtttttaatcaataagaacgggacatttcagttggtatccgagcgttggtcttagagaaccagaaaatttgcattagtgtgtcttatcgagtttgttaggatgcattagtgagtctggacttcgaccgtgttttctttaaaaatgattgcttaacatttttgttggaaactatatatttttaacatatgaatattatgtgatatattaatctcttaacgtgtttgatattatgtgatagatgtctacctctagaacaagtcccattg
This window of the Rutidosis leptorrhynchoides isolate AG116_Rl617_1_P2 chromosome 7, CSIRO_AGI_Rlap_v1, whole genome shotgun sequence genome carries:
- the LOC139858623 gene encoding uncharacterized protein isoform X1, whose amino-acid sequence is MRMAESGNSMLYSLLLFVVTLSLQEMYRVKLTSSELFTILGGFTSSLVFLFLLTFIGNYQETSGVKTGWGAVILAEAVALIAAGTVHRVCITTCFLFSAALLYEVNKISGVAVSKSEPKGRRH
- the LOC139858623 gene encoding uncharacterized protein isoform X2 codes for the protein MAESGNSMLYSLLLFVVTLSLQEMYRVKLTSSELFTILGGFTSSLVFLFLLTFIGNYQETSGVKTGWGAVILAEAVALIAAGTVHRVCITTCFLFSAALLYEVNKISGVAVSKSEPKGRRH